In Corynebacterium aquilae DSM 44791, the genomic stretch GTTGATTTTCGCGGGCGCTTTCCGTATTTCGATGGGCGTGATGATTAAAAAGACTGCCCGGGATGCCGGCAAGCGTGTGATGTGGTCGGGTATTGGGGTGGTTGTTCTTGGTGTGGCGATGACTGTCGCTCCGGTGTTCTCCGCGGAGGTCATCAGTTACACGATCGCTTTTGGCTTTTTGACCATTGGTATTGCGAAGGTGGTTGATTTCTTCACTGGTCGTTCATCGATCAATGAGTTCAGCTGGCTCTAAGGCCTGTTGGTTTTCCTTTTAGCCTCTTTTGAGGCGTTCTTAAAGGAGGAAAGCAAAAGATGAGGGGTGTGGTTTCCACGTTTTGTGGAAGCCACACCCCTCATGCTGTGCGGGAAGTGCTGTTAGGAGCTACTTCTTCTTGGACTTCTTTTTGCCTTTGGACTTGGAGTCCTTTTTGGCGGAAGTTTCGGTGTTTTTGCCGCTGGCTGCGACGTCCGCTTTGACGGAGTCGGCGGGCGGCAGGTGGGTGTCTTCACCGAGCAGGTGCACGTGGATCATGTTGGTGTTACCAGCGACTCCCGGAGGGGTACCGGCAACGACGACCATCATGTCGTCGCGCTTGTACTCTTCCATGGCCAGCAGCTGGGAATCGACCTGACGCATCATATCGTCGGTGTCTTCGACCGGGTCGGTGAGGAAGGTTTGTGCACCCCAGGTCAGGGCCAGCTGGCTGCGGACGGCGATGTTCGGGGTGAACACCAGCAGCGGCAGGTGGGAATGCAGGCGTGCCAGGCGCTTGGCGGTGTCACCGGAGGTGGTGAAGGCCACCAGAGCCTTGGCGTTGAGTCGCTCAGCGATTTCGCGAGCGGAGTAGGAAATCACGCCACGCTTGGTGCGGGGCATGTGGCTCAGCGGCGGGACGTGGCCGTCGGACTCGGCGACACGCACGATGCGGGCCATGGTGCGGACCACGTTTTGCGGGTCTTTACCGACGGAGGTTTCACCGGAGAGCATGACGGCGTCGGCACCGTCGAGGACGGCATTGGCGACGTCGGAGGCTTCCGCACGGGTCGGGCGGGAGTTCTCGATCATGGAGTCGAGCATCTGGGTGGCCACGATGACCGGCTTGGCGTTTTCGCGGGCGATTTGGATGGCTCGCTTTTGGACCAGCGGGACGTCTTCGAGGGGAACCTCAACGCCGAGGTCACCGCGGGCGATCATAACGGCGTCGAAGGCCAGGATGATGGATTCGAGAGCGTCGACTGCTTCGGGCTTTTCCAGTTTGGCGATAACGGGGACGCGACGTCCCTCTTCGTCCATGACGGCGTGCACGAGCTCGATGTCGGCGGGGGAACGCACGAAGGACAGGGCGATGAAGTCAACGCCGAGCTTCAGCGCGAAGCGCAGGTCGGCGATGTCTTTTTCGCTCAGTGCGGGGACGGAGATGTCCATGCCGGGCAGGGACACGCCCTTGTTGTTGGAGACGGGGCCGCCTTCCACGACCTCGCACACCACGTCGTTACCTTCGACGTTGACGCACACGAGGCCGACCTTGCCGTCGTCGACCAGGAGTCGGTCGCCGGGCTTGGCGTCTTTGGCGAGGTTCTTGTAGGTCGTCGATACGCGATCGTGGGTGCCGGCCACATCGTCGACGGTGATGCGGACGGTTTCGCCGGTCTCCCAGTAGGTGCTGCCGTCGACGAAGCGTCCCAGGCGGATCTTGGGGCCCTGCAGGTCGGCCAGGACGCCGATGGCGCGGCCGGTCTCGTCAGTGGCCTCACGGACCCACTTGTAGTTCTTTTCGTGGTCCGGGTAGTCGCCGTGAGAGAAGTTCAGGCGGGCGACGTCCATGCCGGCTTGCGCCAGCCCAAGGATGCCCTCCTTGCTGGCGACAGCGGGGCCGAGGGTACATACAATCTTTGTTCGTCTTTCCACGTCCCCCACACTAGTGACCTTGGTGTGGTTTCTGCTATCGGTCACACTGTTGCAGCCTGCTGGTTATGCCCAGTGAACACCGCGAATCCGAAGATCCGGATCGTGCCGGAACTCATGCATCACATGCCCTTTGCCCACATAAACGGGCACAAACAAACATTTTGCCAACATTCCGAGGCCTTCCCGAGACCTGACTCACACCACCAATGCAGTCGGGTTTGATGTTCATCACATTTAGGGCGGAGGACGCGGAATCGCCGTCGGACCGTTATCGGTGGTCGTTTTCTCCGACCGGTGATTGCTAATTAGGACCCGACCACACCCAACGCAACCACGCCAGCCATGTACACCCCAGTGCCACCCACGAGGGCGAGCATCATCGACCGCCGCCACCACTGCAGCAGCACCGTGCACACTCCCGCGAACACCCCCAGCACGGGATGCTCCATACCCACCGCGCCGTCAACGGCAAGCACGGTCATCACTCCCAAGGGCAACACCACGCTCGCCCGTGACAAGATCTGCGAATGCTTGAGCGCATGGGCAGCCACAAAGGGCACCGCCCGGAGAACCAACGTCACCGCACCAACAAGGGCGACCACAGCAATCGCATGAGACAGTCGCACGCCCTCCGGCAATCCAAAACGACCCGGCGCGACCGAGGCGGCCGCCCACGTCACCGCCATTGCTTCACTCATTGTTTTGCCTTTGTCATCCGGCGGATTTTTGTGGTGGCTGGTTTCGTCGTAGCCAATCCGGGGGCCATCGCGATGGTTGCGTACATAACCAGTGCGATCATTAGCGCCGCGCTGGGTGCAGCAATGGTGGTTAGTGCGATGCACCCCACGGCCACAGCCACCAGGCGGGGTGCTCGGGCACTGCGGTAGGCTTCGGTCGCTAGCGCTGCGAATAGTGCCGGCAGGATGAAATCAATTCCTGGTAGTTGGCCGGGGATTCGGGCACCGATGATCGCGCCGATGATGCCGGGAATGACCCATGCGAGCTGACAGAAAAGGTGCAACCACACGAGTAGGCGTGGCGAGGTTTTGGTTTTTCCTGCTAGGAGCGCGTATGCCTCATCGGTGAGTGAGTACACGGTATAGGCGCCTGCTAGTCCCGTGGTTCGGGGATGGGTTAGTCCGTAGAAGATGTGGCGGAAATTTACTACTAGCGCGGTGACCGCTGCGGTCACTAGCCCCGCGCCGGAGCTGATGAGTCCCAGCGCTAGAAATTCCATGCTTCCCGAGTAGATCACGAGCGAGAGGATGGGCGCCCAAAACCAGGCGAAACCCGACTGGGTGACCACGATGCCGAAGGCTAGCCCTAGGGGCACTAGGCCCAGCAGCATTGGTGCGCACAGTTGGGCTGCTTGCCTGCATTCGCTGGGTTTTGGGGGTGTGGGCGTGGTGGGTTGGTTCATTGCCTTTGTCTGCAGCTTCTGACTGCTGTCGTGGGACAAAGTTCGAGGGCTCTACTTTGTGTACGGCGCTTGGGAGGGTGTGACTAGGACGTGTTCTAGCGTGTTTCTTGTGCGCCCGGTGTGTTGGTGGAGGTGGTCGCAGCGCCCGTAGCGGGGTCGGTGGTGGTCGCTGTTGGTGCGCGTAGTGGTTGCTCACCGCGGACTTGTTCGGGGGTTTCTCGCCATTTGCGCATCAGTACGAAGATCGCAAGGAATACGACGAACAAGACGGTGTACATCACCGAGTTGACGCGGAATCCGAAAAGCAGTGTGGCGGCATCGGAGCGCATGAGCTCGACAAAGAATCGCCCGAATGAGTAGGCCACCACATAGGCCACGAATACGGAGCCTCGGCCCAGTCGGAAGCGGCGGTCAATGAGAATCAGTGCGACGCACACGGCGACATTCCACACCAATTCGTAGAGGAAGGTGGGATGAACTACCGCGAGGACGTGGCCGTCAGAGTGCCCGTTGAGCGGGGCTAGCGCCCCGGTGGCGTCGACGCGTCGGTAAATTTCCAGGCCCCATGGCACATCGGTGGGGCGCCCGTAGAGTTCCTGGTTGAACCAGTTTCCTAGGCGGCCGATGCCTTGCGCCAAGATGAGGCCGGGGGCGATTGAGTCCGCCAGTGGGCCGAGGGGCAGTTTGCGGTAGCGCATCAGTGCCCATACGCCAAGCCCCCCCAGTACCACGGCGCCGAGGATGCCCAGCCCACCGTTGGTGATCTTGAATACGTCCCATGGGTTGCAGTCGGCACAGAAATACTTCTCGTGGTCGGTCAGCACGTGGTAGATGCGTCCGCCGATGATGCCGGCGGGAACGATGACTAGTGCGGCTTCATCGATGATGGCGGGATCGCCACCGCGTGCGACGTAGCGCTTCTTCGACAGCCACAATGCGACGAGGATGCCGGCAATGATGCACAGTGCGTATGCGCGCAAGGGAATGGGGCCCACATGCCACACTCCCTGTGGCGGGGAAGGAATCAGCGCGAGGTTGAGGGTATTCACAAGCACCTAGTGTGCCTTATTCCGCCGGTGCCCCGCACCGTTGGGTAGAACTTCGGTTTGCCGAGAGGACTTCATTTGTTTGCTGGGAGGTCCTCCCCCACCCCGGGCGGGGCTTTAGAAGCTACTGGGGCAGGCTGGGTGTTGGCCTGCTGCGACGAGCTGGCGGCACAGCGAGGCGGGTTGGGATGCGGTGACTAATTCTTCACCGATGACCACGGCATCGGCACCGGCGCCGGCGTATGCCATCAGGTCTCGGGCGGTGCGTACCCCAGACAGGGCGATCTTGACGACCTCCCGAGGAAGCCCGGGTGCGATGTCAGCGAAAGCTTCCCGGTTGAGGGTCATGGTGCGCAGGTTGCGGGCGTTCACCCCGATGACGCGGGCACCGGCATCGACTGCCAGGGAGGCTTCCTCCGGGGATTGGACCTCTACCAGGGCGACCATGCCTAAGGATTGGATACGGTCCAACAAGGAGGCCATGTGTGAGGGGTCGAGGGCGCTGACCAGCAAGGGCACCATGTCGGCCCCGAAATAGCGGGCCTCGTGGATTTGGTAGGGATCCACGATGAAGTCTTTGCACATCACGGGAACCTGCACGGCCTTTTTCACCGCTGCGAGATCCTCCAGCGACCCTTTGAAGCGACGGCGTTCCGTTTGGCAACCGATCATCGCTGCGCCACCCATTTCGAAGGCTTGGGCCAGGCTGGCGGCGGAATCGATGCGCGCGATCTCCCCTTTCGCGGGGGTGGCGCGCTTAATTTCGGCAATCACGGCACAGCCGGGAACCTTCAGGGCAGCCAGTGCGTCACGGGGGGCGGGAACACTGCGGGACATGGCTTTGATGTCCTGAAAACTCACCACCGCTTCGCGCGCTGCGACGTCTTCTCTGACTCCGGCGATGATCTGGTCGAAAACGGTGGTCAAGTCCTGCCCCCTTTCGTGTCCTCAAGGTCAGCTTGCTCTGTACGAGGCTGGGGTGACGGTGGAGTCACCACACGACCCTCGGTGTTATCTCCGACACTATCTGGCAAAAGCACTAATAGGAAATCGAATACGCATGCTTATTGAGCCGCCACCCATGATGGGAAAACTCCATCAGCACGGCTTGGGGGTCAAGCTGCGCCTTTGTGCCGCAACGTGGCTTCACCGGCCGACGCTAGGCAGTGGGATCAATGTCCGCGTCGAGCGCATCCCACATCACTCGGGGCGCATCACCGGTGGTGAGTTTTTCTTGTTTGATCTTTGCAACGTCCTCGCTGAGCCGCTCGCGACGCGCGGCGGTCGCCTCGTAGGCGTTGCGTTTAGCGGAATCCGTCCCCGGCTTGACCGCCACTACTAGCCCGCCAATCAGCGCGATGGCGCACCCCGCGAAGGCCAGGTAGGGGCCGGTGGGGTGCACGCTGATGCTTTCCACGGTGGCCCATTGGCTAATGCGCGCCTGGGTGGCTTGGCCGGTGGTAGCACCAGCGGTCAAAAGCCCTTGGGCGCGCTGCAGGGAGGGGCTGCCGGCAACGACCGCCAGGGGCGACCAGCTGGCAGCGATGGCGGCAACGGCGGCGATGCCCCCGACCACGCGACGCCCCAAGGCCCGCAGCGCGAAAGCCGCGATGGCCGCAACAATGACCACGAAAGCCAGGGCGGCGAGCTCTGTCGACCAGGTCGATCCCGCCAGCTGGTGGGTGGCGGTGCCGGATTTGTCGTCGAAGGATTCGACTGTCATCCAGTCCATGCGCCCGGCAGCCCACATGACGACACCACCGACGGCCATGGCAAGCGCCCCCAGGCGTGACGCCCGGCGGTTTTCGCTGGCGGCGGCGGTGCTGGGTGCGGTCGTGGGGGTGTCTGCCATGGGGTTTTCCTTGAAGGTGACGGCCGCGTCGCGGCGGGTCGGGATTTTTTAAGCAGGGGGGTTAAAAATGCTGCGCTCGTCGAAACAGGTGCGTTGGCCTGTGTGGCAGGCGGCACCGGTCTGTTCGACGGTCATCAGGACGGTATCACCGTCGCAGTCAAGGGCCACATCAATGACTTTTTGAAAGTGTCCACTGGTCAGCCCTTTGATCCAGTACTCCTGCCTGCTGCGGGAGTAGTAGGTGCCACGCCCGGTGGCCAGGGTGTAGGCCAAGGCGTGTGCATCCTGCCAGGCCAGCATCAGCACTTCGTTGTCGGTGGATTGCACGATGGCGGGCACCAGACCATCGGAGTTGAACCGCACCTGTGCACTGATATCGGCGGGTAGTTCGAAGTCGGCGGGGTTATCGTCGCTGGTGGCTCCGGTGGAATAACTGATGCTCATCGTCGTACCTCGTATCCTGCGTCGGCGAGGGTTTTCTTGCACTCGTCGATGGTGACTTGTTGGAAGTGGAAGATGGTGGCGGCGAGCGCCGCGTCCGCGCCGGCGGCGATGGCGGGCGGGAAGTCGGCGGCTTTACCGGCGCCGCCGGAGGCGATCACGGGAATGCTGACCCGGGCACGCACCTTGGAGATCAGTTCGGTATCGAAGCCATCGGTGGTGCCGTCGCCGTCCATGGAGTTCAAAAGAATTTCACCGACTCCGAGTTCTTCGCCGCGGGCTGCCCATTCGACGGCGTCGATGCCGGCGGAGCGGGTGCCACCGTGGGTGGTGACTTCGAATCCGCTGGGCTGGGGCTGTCCCCCCTCGGGCACTCGGCGGGCGTCGACGCTGAGCACGATGCATTGGGCGCCGAAGCGTTGGGACAGCTCGGTGAGCAGCTCGGGGCGGGCGATGGCGGAGGTGTTAACGCTGACTTTGTCCGCACCGGCGCGCAACAGCTGGTCCACGTCGTCTGCGCTGCGCACACCGCCGCCCACGGTGAGGGGAATGAAGACACAGTCTGCGGTGCGTCGTACGACGTCAAGCATAGTGCCGCGTCCGGCTTTGGAGGCGGACACGTCGAGGAAGGTTAGTTCGTCGGCGCCTTCTTGGTCGTATCGGCGGGCGAGTTCCACCGGGTCGCCGGCGTCGCGGAGGTTATCGAAGTTCACGCCCTTGACGACTCGTCCCATATCGACGTCAAGGCAGGGAATGATGCGTACGGCAACGCCCACGGATGGCTCCTTGTGGTGTTTGTGTGTGTTTGGATGCTGCTTGTGCAACACCGTTGTGTGTTTAGGCCGGCAGCGGGCACCGGGTGTGGTGGCGCGCGCTGATGCGGTTAGCGGTTAGCAGTGTATCGCGTGCAGGTATGCCCCTGAGGCTAGACGTCACCTAGCTGGGGTGTTCGGTTCTAGCGGGGGGCTCGCAGTCGCTGGCGGCGAGGCAGCCGATATGCGAGGAGATGGTGGCGTGTACTTCGTCTTGGCCGGCGATGATGCCCATTCCGCTGTCCGCGCGCCAGGGTTTGCCTTCCAGGTCGGTGACGGTGCGACCGGCGGCTTGGCACAGCAGGGCGCCGGCGGCATTGTCCCAGGCGTGGGGGCTGAAGGTGACGGCGGCATCGAAGACTCCCAGCGCGGTGAGCGCGAGGTCGACGCCGACGGAGCCGGTGATGCGCAGTCGCGGGTAGGTGACGGACAGGTCGCCGAGTAGGCGGTGGCGCAGCACTGTGGGGAAACGCGAGTCTGCGGGGGAGACGATGGATCCGAATCCGACCAGGGTGGCGTCGGTCAGTGGTTGGGGTACTGCGGGGGTGTCGGCGCGTTGACCGACTAGGGGGGATTGCCCGGCGCGCAGGTGCATGCCTTGGTTCCAGATGCCGGTGGTTCCGGCTTGGGCGCTGATCATGGTGGAAAACAGCGGTAGTGCGGTGACTGCGACGATGGGTTCGCCGTTTTCGATTAGGGCGATGAGGATGGCGCAGTTGGGGTTTCCGGTGGCGTAGTTGGTGGTGCCGTCGATGGGGTCGACGATCCAGAAGGTGCCGGTGGTTTGGCCGCCGAATTCTTCGCCGCAGACGTTGATGCCGGTGGCAGAGAGGGTGTTGCGGAGTTGGCGTTCGATGTCGAGGTCGGCGCCGGTGGCAAAGCCCCCGTCGGCTTTGATGATTTCGATGTCGCAGGTGGCCCTGGCTGCGATGAAGGTTTGGGCTGCTGCGTCGGCGGCGGTAATGGCGAAGTGGCGTAGTTCGCTGAGTTTTTCCGGCTGGTGGCGCAGGAGTGCGGTGTCGTTCATGGCTTGCCTTGGGGGTGTGACGCGGCGCGCGTGGGGTGTCCGTACCTTGCGGGTATGGGGGTGGTGTTAGTGGTTGAGGGCGTTGACCGCGTCGAGGGCTTCGCGGAGGGTGAAGCGGTTTTCGTAGAGGGCTTTTCCGATGATGGCGGAGTCGATGCCTTCGTCTTGGTAGGCGGCGATGTCGAGGACGTCTTGGAGGGTGGCGATGCCGCCGGAGGCGACGACGGGGGCGTCGGTGGCGGCGGAGACGTCGCGGAGCAGTTCGATGTTGGGGCCTGCCAGGGTGCCGTCTTTGGAGACGTCGGTGACGACGAAGCGGGCGCAGCCGGCGGCGTCGAGGCGTTCAACGACTTCCCATAGGTCGCCGCCGTCGGAGACCCAGCCGTTGCCTTTGGTGCGCCATTCGCCGTCTTCGTAGCGTACGGCGATGTCGACGGCGATTTTGTCGCCGTGTTGGGCGATGGCTTGGGCGATCCATTCGGGTTTTTCTAGCGCGGCGGTGCCGATGTTGACGCGGCGGGCGCCGGTTGCCAGTGCGCGTTCGAGGGAGGCGTCGTCGCGGATGCCGCCGGTGAGTTCGACGTTAATGTCGAGGTTTTTGACGATGTCGGCCATGAGTTCGTGGTTGGAGCCCCGGTTGAAGGCAGCGTCGAGGTCGACGAAGTGGAGCCAGGTGGCGCCTTGGTTTTGCCATTCGAGGGCCATTTCGAGGGGGGAGCCGTAGATTTTTTCGCTTCCGGCTTCGCCTTGGTTGAGGCGGACGGCTTGGCCGTTGACGACGTCGACTGCGGGCAGCAAGGTGAAGGTCATGGTGTTTTGGGGTCCTTGGGGTGCGGGGTGGGTTGTAAAACTCGGGAGAGTTTAGAGGATGTCGAGCCAGTTTTTGAGGAGTTGGGCGCCGGCGTCTGCTGATTTTTCGGGGTGAAATTGGGTGGCCCAGAGGGGGCCGTTTTCTACGGCGGCGACGAAGTCGCAGTTTTCGTGGGTGGCCCAGGTGACTTGGGGCGGGGTGGTCAGCCCGTCGTCTTCGAATTCCCAGTTGGTGACCGCGTAGGAGTGGACGAAGTAGAAGCGTTCCTCGGGGTCGAAGCCGCTAAACATTTGGGAGTTTTCGGGCGGGCGGACGGTGTTCCATCCCATGTGTGGGAGCACGGTGGCGTTGAGTTTTTCGACCGTGCCGGGCCATTGGCCGCAGCCGGTGGCGTCGACGCCGTGTTCGACGCCACGGTCGAACATGATTTGCATGCCGACGCAGATGCCCATCACGGGGCGGCTGCCGGCGAGGCGTTCGCCGATCATGCGTTCGCCGTGTACTGCGGTCAGGCCTTGCATGCAGGCGCCGTAGGCTCCGACGCCGGGGACGAGAAGGCCGTCGACGGCGAGCACGGTGGCGGGGTCGTGGGTGACGGTGACCTCTGCACCGACGCGTTCGAGGGCGCGTTGGGCGGAGCGGATGTTGCCGGATCCGTAGTCGAGGAGGGCTACTTTCTTTGCCATGTTCACCCATGCTAGTCGGCTGGGCTGGTTGGTTCCTGGTCGGGTCGTGGTGCGGTTGCTGCTGTGTGGGCCGCGGCGGGCGGGGGACGACGGGTGTGGGGGGTGTTTGTGCCGGTGCCTGACGTCGGCTTGGAGATGGAGTTGGGGTGGCAACGGGTGTGGTTGCGGTGGATGGAGGTGGTTGGGATGGGAGTCGGTGGGTAGGAGTTCCGGCGGCGAGGCATTCTCCCCCACCCACATCAATCACCCGTTCGTGCACCCCCCTCCCGCCTAGAGACACCCGCCCACACCAACTACACCGAAACCACTTAGTGAAAACAATCCC encodes the following:
- the priA gene encoding bifunctional 1-(5-phosphoribosyl)-5-((5-phosphoribosylamino)methylideneamino)imidazole-4-carboxamide isomerase/phosphoribosylanthranilate isomerase PriA; this encodes MTFTLLPAVDVVNGQAVRLNQGEAGSEKIYGSPLEMALEWQNQGATWLHFVDLDAAFNRGSNHELMADIVKNLDINVELTGGIRDDASLERALATGARRVNIGTAALEKPEWIAQAIAQHGDKIAVDIAVRYEDGEWRTKGNGWVSDGGDLWEVVERLDAAGCARFVVTDVSKDGTLAGPNIELLRDVSAATDAPVVASGGIATLQDVLDIAAYQDEGIDSAIIGKALYENRFTLREALDAVNALNH
- the lgt gene encoding prolipoprotein diacylglyceryl transferase; the protein is MNTLNLALIPSPPQGVWHVGPIPLRAYALCIIAGILVALWLSKKRYVARGGDPAIIDEAALVIVPAGIIGGRIYHVLTDHEKYFCADCNPWDVFKITNGGLGILGAVVLGGLGVWALMRYRKLPLGPLADSIAPGLILAQGIGRLGNWFNQELYGRPTDVPWGLEIYRRVDATGALAPLNGHSDGHVLAVVHPTFLYELVWNVAVCVALILIDRRFRLGRGSVFVAYVVAYSFGRFFVELMRSDAATLLFGFRVNSVMYTVLFVVFLAIFVLMRKWRETPEQVRGEQPLRAPTATTTDPATGAATTSTNTPGAQETR
- the hisF gene encoding imidazole glycerol phosphate synthase subunit HisF, whose translation is MGVAVRIIPCLDVDMGRVVKGVNFDNLRDAGDPVELARRYDQEGADELTFLDVSASKAGRGTMLDVVRRTADCVFIPLTVGGGVRSADDVDQLLRAGADKVSVNTSAIARPELLTELSQRFGAQCIVLSVDARRVPEGGQPQPSGFEVTTHGGTRSAGIDAVEWAARGEELGVGEILLNSMDGDGTTDGFDTELISKVRARVSIPVIASGGAGKAADFPPAIAAGADAALAATIFHFQQVTIDECKKTLADAGYEVRR
- a CDS encoding AzlD domain-containing protein — translated: MSEAMAVTWAAASVAPGRFGLPEGVRLSHAIAVVALVGAVTLVLRAVPFVAAHALKHSQILSRASVVLPLGVMTVLAVDGAVGMEHPVLGVFAGVCTVLLQWWRRSMMLALVGGTGVYMAGVVALGVVGS
- the hisI gene encoding phosphoribosyl-AMP cyclohydrolase, producing the protein MSISYSTGATSDDNPADFELPADISAQVRFNSDGLVPAIVQSTDNEVLMLAWQDAHALAYTLATGRGTYYSRSRQEYWIKGLTSGHFQKVIDVALDCDGDTVLMTVEQTGAACHTGQRTCFDERSIFNPPA
- the trpC gene encoding indole-3-glycerol phosphate synthase TrpC, coding for MTTVFDQIIAGVREDVAAREAVVSFQDIKAMSRSVPAPRDALAALKVPGCAVIAEIKRATPAKGEIARIDSAASLAQAFEMGGAAMIGCQTERRRFKGSLEDLAAVKKAVQVPVMCKDFIVDPYQIHEARYFGADMVPLLVSALDPSHMASLLDRIQSLGMVALVEVQSPEEASLAVDAGARVIGVNARNLRTMTLNREAFADIAPGLPREVVKIALSGVRTARDLMAYAGAGADAVVIGEELVTASQPASLCRQLVAAGQHPACPSSF
- the hisH gene encoding imidazole glycerol phosphate synthase subunit HisH yields the protein MAKKVALLDYGSGNIRSAQRALERVGAEVTVTHDPATVLAVDGLLVPGVGAYGACMQGLTAVHGERMIGERLAGSRPVMGICVGMQIMFDRGVEHGVDATGCGQWPGTVEKLNATVLPHMGWNTVRPPENSQMFSGFDPEERFYFVHSYAVTNWEFEDDGLTTPPQVTWATHENCDFVAAVENGPLWATQFHPEKSADAGAQLLKNWLDIL
- a CDS encoding TIGR02234 family membrane protein; translated protein: MADTPTTAPSTAAASENRRASRLGALAMAVGGVVMWAAGRMDWMTVESFDDKSGTATHQLAGSTWSTELAALAFVVIVAAIAAFALRALGRRVVGGIAAVAAIAASWSPLAVVAGSPSLQRAQGLLTAGATTGQATQARISQWATVESISVHPTGPYLAFAGCAIALIGGLVVAVKPGTDSAKRNAYEATAARRERLSEDVAKIKQEKLTTGDAPRVMWDALDADIDPTA
- the pyk gene encoding pyruvate kinase, with the translated sequence MERRTKIVCTLGPAVASKEGILGLAQAGMDVARLNFSHGDYPDHEKNYKWVREATDETGRAIGVLADLQGPKIRLGRFVDGSTYWETGETVRITVDDVAGTHDRVSTTYKNLAKDAKPGDRLLVDDGKVGLVCVNVEGNDVVCEVVEGGPVSNNKGVSLPGMDISVPALSEKDIADLRFALKLGVDFIALSFVRSPADIELVHAVMDEEGRRVPVIAKLEKPEAVDALESIILAFDAVMIARGDLGVEVPLEDVPLVQKRAIQIARENAKPVIVATQMLDSMIENSRPTRAEASDVANAVLDGADAVMLSGETSVGKDPQNVVRTMARIVRVAESDGHVPPLSHMPRTKRGVISYSAREIAERLNAKALVAFTTSGDTAKRLARLHSHLPLLVFTPNIAVRSQLALTWGAQTFLTDPVEDTDDMMRQVDSQLLAMEEYKRDDMMVVVAGTPPGVAGNTNMIHVHLLGEDTHLPPADSVKADVAASGKNTETSAKKDSKSKGKKKSKKK
- a CDS encoding inositol monophosphatase family protein, producing the protein MNDTALLRHQPEKLSELRHFAITAADAAAQTFIAARATCDIEIIKADGGFATGADLDIERQLRNTLSATGINVCGEEFGGQTTGTFWIVDPIDGTTNYATGNPNCAILIALIENGEPIVAVTALPLFSTMISAQAGTTGIWNQGMHLRAGQSPLVGQRADTPAVPQPLTDATLVGFGSIVSPADSRFPTVLRHRLLGDLSVTYPRLRITGSVGVDLALTALGVFDAAVTFSPHAWDNAAGALLCQAAGRTVTDLEGKPWRADSGMGIIAGQDEVHATISSHIGCLAASDCEPPARTEHPS
- a CDS encoding AzlC family ABC transporter permease, whose protein sequence is MNQPTTPTPPKPSECRQAAQLCAPMLLGLVPLGLAFGIVVTQSGFAWFWAPILSLVIYSGSMEFLALGLISSGAGLVTAAVTALVVNFRHIFYGLTHPRTTGLAGAYTVYSLTDEAYALLAGKTKTSPRLLVWLHLFCQLAWVIPGIIGAIIGARIPGQLPGIDFILPALFAALATEAYRSARAPRLVAVAVGCIALTTIAAPSAALMIALVMYATIAMAPGLATTKPATTKIRRMTKAKQ